One segment of Candidatus Bathyarchaeota archaeon DNA contains the following:
- a CDS encoding ABC transporter permease, whose product MSHLKRAIDRLRIGNRVKILFFTLPPICYLAVFFIIPFIILFWISFWRVEFLSLIPTWSLESWKSFITYPKVFSIMLSTIRIAATITIITFILGYPFAYYLSFKVSGHKQTILALSLVFPFLVGVICRTYAWRVLLGSEGVINSFLLYTKIIKEPLAILLFSEPALYIVLIYNYILLMVFPIFLSMQRIDPRLLEASADLGATPLKTFLKVTLPLSMPGVLAGAIFVFISVCGVYVEPVLIGGKDVFLLANLIEVQFGAANQWPLGAAIGITMLVIVMTLCIIFIKFVGLEKIFRG is encoded by the coding sequence ATGAGCCATCTAAAACGTGCGATCGACCGCCTCAGGATCGGTAATAGGGTGAAAATATTATTTTTCACATTACCTCCCATATGCTACCTTGCCGTATTTTTTATAATTCCCTTTATCATCCTCTTTTGGATAAGTTTTTGGAGGGTGGAATTTCTCAGCCTCATACCCACATGGAGTTTAGAGAGCTGGAAATCATTTATCACTTATCCTAAAGTATTTTCAATAATGCTGAGCACTATAAGGATAGCGGCAACGATAACGATCATCACATTCATATTGGGATATCCTTTTGCTTATTATCTATCGTTTAAAGTTTCTGGGCATAAGCAGACCATACTGGCCTTATCACTAGTTTTCCCATTCTTAGTAGGTGTAATATGTAGAACTTACGCGTGGAGGGTGCTTTTAGGCTCGGAGGGAGTTATTAACTCTTTCCTACTCTACACGAAGATTATAAAGGAGCCGCTCGCTATCCTCCTCTTCAGCGAACCAGCACTATACATCGTGTTAATATATAACTATATTCTGCTCATGGTGTTTCCGATATTCCTTTCGATGCAAAGGATCGATCCCCGCCTCCTAGAGGCGTCCGCCGATCTAGGGGCTACGCCATTAAAGACGTTTTTAAAGGTAACCCTCCCCTTATCGATGCCGGGGGTATTAGCGGGGGCGATCTTCGTCTTCATATCTGTTTGTGGAGTTTACGTTGAGCCGGTCTTGATAGGCGGAAAGGATGTATTTTTGCTCGCAAATTTGATAGAGGTCCAATTCGGAGCGGCTAATCAATGGCCCTTGGGAGCGGCTATAGGGATCACCATGCTAGTAATAGTAATGACGCTCTGTATAATCTTCATTAAATTCGTAGGGTTAGAGAAGATATTTAGAGGTTGA
- a CDS encoding type II toxin-antitoxin system RelE/ParE family toxin — protein MFEVEAKRKTLKILKMLTVEKKNKIRELIITLKDDPLPFEKFDVAKLKGYENVYRVRIGDLRIVYEVKWDVKRVLIHFCRAEGKSLQVNIFLFPEVPPSLDQCLEHSDIFGEFTRSPQVLKIP, from the coding sequence ATGTTTGAGGTGGAAGCTAAAAGAAAGACGTTAAAGATCCTAAAGATGCTTACCGTAGAAAAGAAGAATAAAATTAGAGAGTTAATAATCACCTTAAAGGATGATCCATTACCTTTTGAAAAGTTCGACGTTGCGAAACTTAAAGGCTATGAGAATGTATACAGGGTCAGGATCGGAGACCTAAGAATAGTATACGAAGTGAAGTGGGACGTGAAGAGAGTACTGATTCACTTTTGTCGGGCCGAGGGGAAAAGCCTACAAGTGAACATTTTCTTGTTTCCAGAGGTTCCACCTAGTTTAGACCAATGTTTGGAACATTCAGATATATTTGGGGAGTTCACGAGGAGCCCCCAGGTTCTTAAAATTCCCTGA
- a CDS encoding ABC transporter ATP-binding protein, whose product MWDAEAERGPLQVSGGSEVLRGVDLSVDRGEGVAVVGPNGSGKTALLMIAAGLLEPLRGTVLLDGEALKDQLPQARRRIGLVFQDPDDQIFNPTVHDEIAYAPRQILSPEEAEERA is encoded by the coding sequence TTGTGGGATGCTGAGGCTGAAAGAGGTCCACTTCAAGTATCCGGGGGATCCGAGGTTCTAAGGGGTGTGGACCTCTCCGTGGATAGAGGCGAGGGCGTGGCCGTCGTGGGGCCGAACGGATCCGGTAAGACCGCCCTCCTGATGATAGCGGCGGGCCTCCTGGAGCCTCTGAGGGGAACGGTCCTATTGGACGGGGAGGCCTTGAAGGATCAGCTCCCCCAAGCCCGGAGGAGGATAGGCCTAGTCTTCCAGGACCCGGACGACCAGATCTTCAACCCGACGGTCCACGATGAGATAGCATATGCGCCCCGCCAAATCCTAAGCCCGGAGGAGGCTGAGGAGAGGGCCTAG
- a CDS encoding DUF790 family protein: protein MRRGLISPVYADLTRDNLEAAERLIQAYKSHVGAKKAVLKEHVSELEDLGYDYRYIRGLSTLLDRRSVFQSRMKLNPVKVRKRIFELASGEKAPISLEARRLILEEAASELGLRIDELEDLLYADLDDELILESFNPIEAERLVKWYNLALTQTLLFHSTEVRFTTLGNWQQIFREVKRLGLIHEVWRGDGDRYWVKVDGPLSLFRLNRRYGTALARLLPPVIKGGGWALEAKILRSSPTGYSRLMDFKINEREHGGLLGDEAQPEAVETYDSEVEKEFAQRFEALKTGWRLRREPEPIPVGGGVLIPDFSFEKDGAKIYMEIVGFWTPEYLKRKIEKLETLKGLEMIVAVDMRLACHRMDRLGETLHLLYFKDKIPLRPILLRLRGAEERLKSREARRISREAILMNLDKPVMSLEELAERIGVASSVLREFLKGEEIPGYKILTELLVREDRLREMEDSLRRRMADGRLSLNEASNIIEELGGVKPTIILEALGYRVRWRGINPDAAEVEEKDKENIEL, encoded by the coding sequence GTGAGGAGGGGCCTCATAAGCCCCGTCTACGCCGATCTGACGAGGGACAACTTGGAGGCTGCTGAGAGGCTCATCCAAGCCTATAAGAGCCATGTAGGGGCTAAGAAAGCGGTCTTAAAGGAGCATGTCTCAGAGCTGGAGGACCTAGGCTACGACTACAGGTACATCAGGGGATTATCAACCCTATTGGATAGGAGGAGCGTATTTCAATCCAGGATGAAGCTCAACCCCGTAAAGGTTAGAAAGAGAATATTCGAGTTAGCCAGTGGAGAGAAAGCTCCGATCAGCCTGGAGGCTAGGAGGCTCATATTGGAAGAGGCCGCCTCGGAGCTCGGGCTGCGTATCGATGAATTGGAGGATCTCCTCTACGCTGATTTGGACGATGAGTTGATCCTGGAGTCCTTCAACCCAATAGAGGCGGAGAGGCTGGTTAAATGGTACAACCTGGCGCTCACCCAGACCCTGCTCTTCCACTCCACGGAGGTAAGGTTCACAACACTGGGGAATTGGCAGCAGATATTCCGCGAGGTGAAGAGGCTCGGATTGATCCATGAGGTCTGGAGGGGAGATGGGGACCGATACTGGGTCAAGGTGGATGGACCATTATCCCTTTTCAGGCTCAACAGGAGATATGGCACAGCCCTGGCCCGGCTGCTCCCCCCGGTGATCAAGGGAGGCGGATGGGCTCTGGAGGCTAAGATCCTCAGGAGCAGCCCCACCGGATACAGCAGGCTCATGGACTTCAAGATCAACGAGCGGGAACACGGGGGACTCCTAGGGGATGAGGCCCAACCCGAGGCTGTGGAGACCTACGACAGCGAGGTCGAGAAGGAGTTCGCCCAGCGCTTCGAGGCGTTGAAGACGGGTTGGAGGCTTAGAAGGGAGCCTGAACCCATACCTGTAGGGGGAGGCGTCCTAATACCTGACTTCAGCTTCGAGAAGGACGGGGCCAAGATATACATGGAGATCGTGGGCTTCTGGACGCCGGAATACCTGAAGCGTAAGATCGAGAAGCTCGAGACGCTGAAGGGGCTTGAAATGATCGTAGCCGTCGATATGAGGCTGGCCTGCCATAGGATGGATAGGCTCGGAGAAACCCTGCACCTGCTCTACTTCAAAGATAAGATACCTCTAAGGCCGATACTACTGCGCTTAAGGGGGGCGGAGGAGAGGCTTAAGAGCAGGGAAGCGAGGAGGATCTCCAGGGAAGCCATACTGATGAACCTGGACAAACCGGTGATGAGCCTGGAGGAGCTGGCTGAAAGGATAGGAGTGGCCAGCAGCGTCCTAAGGGAGTTCCTAAAGGGCGAAGAGATCCCAGGATACAAGATCCTAACCGAACTACTGGTCCGAGAGGACAGGCTGAGGGAGATGGAGGATTCGCTTAGGCGGAGGATGGCCGATGGGAGGCTCAGCCTGAACGAAGCCTCGAACATCATAGAGGAGCTGGGAGGAGTAAAACCCACCATAATATTGGAAGCCCTAGGATACAGGGTTAGATGGCGTGGAATAAACCCCGACGCGGCAGAGGTGGAAGAAAAAGATAAAGAAAATATTGAGTTGTAA
- the ilvE gene encoding branched-chain-amino-acid transaminase, which produces MADKPLEIYVNGKYLPKDQAAISIYDHGLLYGDGVYEAIRAYDGMVFKLREHIDRLYESAKSIKIEIPVTKEEMIGIVTETLRRNGLTEAYIRILVTRGVGAMGVDPRNCPTPTIAVVAEPREPIFGASEEGIRAIISSLRRTPRHVLDPRIKSLNYLNNILAKIEAIEAGVEEAIMLNDEGYVAEASTENIFIVKEGKVITPPPSAGVLDGITRRVAIDISRRLGYQVEERNITIHEVFNADEVFVTGTAAEIVPIVEVSGRKIGNGKIGPVVKKIREEFRRLTKEPSHGIPIK; this is translated from the coding sequence TTGGCAGATAAACCTCTAGAGATATACGTGAACGGAAAATACTTGCCCAAGGATCAGGCTGCCATATCCATCTATGATCACGGTCTACTTTACGGGGACGGCGTATACGAGGCTATACGGGCATACGATGGGATGGTATTCAAGCTTAGGGAGCATATAGACAGGCTTTACGAGTCAGCTAAGTCTATTAAGATTGAGATCCCAGTTACGAAAGAGGAAATGATAGGGATAGTAACGGAGACCCTTAGAAGGAATGGTTTAACAGAAGCTTATATTAGGATACTTGTCACCAGAGGAGTAGGGGCCATGGGGGTAGATCCTAGGAATTGTCCTACGCCCACTATAGCTGTCGTGGCGGAGCCTAGAGAACCCATATTCGGGGCCAGTGAAGAAGGGATAAGGGCCATAATTTCATCCCTAAGACGGACGCCGAGACATGTTTTAGATCCTAGGATAAAATCCCTAAATTACCTCAACAATATTTTGGCTAAAATAGAGGCCATAGAGGCAGGTGTTGAGGAAGCAATAATGCTGAATGACGAGGGGTACGTAGCCGAGGCCTCCACCGAGAATATATTCATAGTGAAGGAGGGAAAAGTTATAACACCTCCCCCATCCGCGGGGGTCTTGGACGGCATAACGAGGCGAGTTGCGATCGATATATCCCGTAGACTCGGCTACCAAGTTGAGGAGAGGAACATCACCATCCACGAGGTGTTTAACGCGGATGAGGTGTTCGTAACTGGAACCGCAGCCGAGATAGTTCCTATCGTTGAGGTGTCCGGTAGAAAGATAGGGAATGGCAAAATAGGTCCTGTCGTAAAAAAGATTAGAGAGGAGTTTAGAAGGTTAACTAAAGAGCCTAGCCATGGGATCCCGATAAAGTAA
- a CDS encoding metallophosphoesterase — translation MAVTRVLFTTDLHGSDVCFRKFLSAAKIHKADVLIVGGDTTGKAIVPITQEEDGTYKASFFDSDYNARTPKELEDLEAKISGVGFYSLRLTKEEFEELSKDDAKLDSIFVELMRERIRKWIKLAEEHFGDGKHKFLFLPGNDDRFEIDVVLEESDFAVNPEGKVLYIDDHHEIISTGFSNITPWNCPRDIPEDKLAEKIEAMASQLKDVRNSIFCFHVPPYRSKLDLAPKLDDKLQIVHEGGQIVMESVGSVAVRNSIEKYQPLLGLHGHIHESRAFDRIGRTLCLNPGSEYAEGIFHGAIVNLDRDSVKGYMLITG, via the coding sequence ATGGCGGTTACACGGGTACTTTTTACGACGGATCTCCACGGCTCTGATGTATGCTTTAGGAAGTTCTTAAGCGCAGCTAAGATCCATAAGGCGGATGTCCTCATCGTCGGGGGAGATACCACTGGGAAAGCTATAGTTCCGATAACACAGGAGGAGGATGGAACTTACAAAGCATCCTTCTTCGACTCGGATTATAACGCTAGAACCCCTAAAGAACTGGAGGATTTAGAAGCGAAGATAAGCGGTGTTGGGTTCTATAGCTTAAGGCTCACCAAGGAAGAATTTGAAGAACTCTCTAAGGACGATGCAAAGTTAGACAGCATATTCGTCGAGCTTATGAGGGAGAGAATCAGGAAATGGATAAAGTTAGCTGAAGAGCATTTCGGGGATGGTAAGCATAAGTTCCTCTTCCTCCCAGGTAATGATGACAGATTCGAGATAGATGTAGTTTTAGAGGAATCTGACTTCGCTGTAAATCCTGAAGGGAAGGTACTCTACATAGATGACCATCATGAAATTATAAGTACAGGCTTCTCAAACATAACTCCTTGGAATTGCCCCAGGGATATACCTGAGGATAAATTAGCTGAAAAGATAGAGGCGATGGCATCCCAGCTTAAAGATGTCAGAAACTCGATCTTCTGCTTCCACGTTCCTCCATATAGATCCAAATTAGATCTGGCACCCAAGCTCGACGATAAATTGCAGATAGTCCATGAGGGTGGACAGATAGTTATGGAGTCGGTGGGTAGTGTAGCTGTTAGGAATTCTATAGAGAAGTATCAACCCTTGTTAGGTCTCCACGGCCACATTCATGAAAGTAGGGCTTTCGACAGAATAGGAAGAACCTTATGTCTAAATCCGGGAAGTGAATATGCTGAAGGAATATTCCACGGTGCAATCGTGAACCTAGATAGAGACTCTGTGAAAGGATACATGCTCATAACAGGATAA
- a CDS encoding AAA family ATPase, with product MADRFNLRGLLSKPPYKLSMGEKRMVTIASILAYDPELLILDEPTANLSYASTMEVRRIVAEAKERGKAVLAASHDLEFVAETADCVYVLHDGFIQGGSPWNPCYPTST from the coding sequence GTGGCGGACAGGTTCAACCTTAGAGGCCTCCTGTCCAAGCCCCCGTACAAGCTGAGCATGGGGGAGAAGCGCATGGTAACCATAGCCTCCATACTAGCCTACGACCCCGAACTATTAATCCTCGACGAGCCCACCGCAAACCTGAGTTACGCGTCCACGATGGAGGTTAGGCGCATCGTCGCGGAGGCCAAGGAGAGGGGTAAGGCCGTGCTGGCCGCATCTCACGACCTAGAGTTCGTGGCTGAAACAGCTGACTGCGTCTACGTCCTCCACGATGGCTTCATCCAGGGTGGATCTCCGTGGAATCCATGCTATCCAACGAGCACATGA
- a CDS encoding ABC transporter permease, with the protein MSLRDRLLQAYAALFYIFLFGPIAIVILFTFNDFPYAVFPLRGFTLKWFETITTGPLSSHIRRTLWTSVKVAAVTGLIVCILGTLASFGLVRYRFRARSIINILVLLPLIVPYILYAVSLLTFYTLFKIHYSMWTIILGHIAVTLPFSILMISATLWGFNRKLEEASSDLGANELQTFRRITFPLIRNGIISGALIGFLLSFNEFIIAEFTSGPGSTTLPVYMWGMWWTCALPELNVISTTIIGIVAILFIVVVVLLPKRMEFRF; encoded by the coding sequence ATGAGCCTTAGAGATAGGTTGCTCCAAGCCTACGCAGCATTATTCTACATATTCCTGTTCGGGCCCATAGCTATAGTGATCTTATTTACATTTAACGACTTCCCATACGCGGTTTTCCCCCTGAGGGGCTTCACGCTAAAGTGGTTTGAGACGATAACAACTGGACCATTATCATCTCACATAAGGAGGACTCTATGGACGAGTGTTAAAGTTGCAGCGGTCACAGGGTTAATTGTATGCATACTTGGAACACTGGCTTCTTTCGGGCTGGTGAGGTACAGATTCAGGGCGCGCTCCATCATAAATATTCTCGTGCTGCTCCCGTTGATAGTACCCTATATCCTCTACGCCGTATCGCTCCTCACATTCTATACGTTATTTAAAATCCACTATTCAATGTGGACCATAATACTTGGACATATTGCTGTGACGTTGCCATTTTCAATCCTTATGATAAGCGCTACTCTATGGGGATTTAACAGAAAATTAGAGGAAGCATCGAGCGATCTCGGAGCAAACGAGCTTCAAACCTTTAGAAGGATAACGTTCCCGCTCATAAGAAATGGGATAATATCGGGGGCTCTAATAGGCTTCCTTCTATCGTTTAACGAATTTATTATAGCTGAATTTACATCGGGCCCAGGGTCGACCACATTACCAGTCTATATGTGGGGGATGTGGTGGACGTGCGCACTCCCAGAGTTGAACGTTATATCGACGACGATAATAGGGATTGTAGCGATTCTATTCATTGTAGTGGTCGTATTGTTGCCGAAAAGGATGGAGTTCCGATTTTAA
- a CDS encoding glutaredoxin family protein, whose amino-acid sequence MEVTVYTKKGCRRCEELKNFLDRYKVKYTEKDVEEPEVARELLKSNYIAKNFCDEKGCIVITPIVNLDGKWMHREFFDLYGFSERRARKIFGLE is encoded by the coding sequence ATGGAGGTCACCGTTTACACTAAGAAGGGCTGCCGTAGATGCGAGGAATTGAAGAATTTCCTCGATAGATACAAGGTCAAGTATACGGAGAAGGACGTTGAAGAGCCTGAGGTGGCCCGGGAGCTGCTCAAATCCAATTATATAGCTAAGAATTTCTGCGACGAGAAGGGATGCATAGTTATAACTCCCATAGTAAATTTGGATGGCAAATGGATGCACAGGGAGTTCTTCGACTTATACGGCTTCTCGGAGAGGAGGGCAAGAAAGATATTCGGGTTAGAATAG
- a CDS encoding APC family permease has translation MSEKKLFVRRASGLIRIIGPFSAMVFGVHCISLSSSGLIPYAWVPWLWPGCDLVAVLTVSMLLCLVHATTYAQIGSIYPRSGADYVLGSRTINPYLQFAFSFSFTVFTSLTAGALIAWIPSSVLPSFLWTWGTIFNNPSALEWAKWVATPTGVLVLGLIFVVITYVCMIMPTRTIVRILNLGFFLGMLSWILMYISYARVDHAGFVEAWNKFMGPIGMTYDKIIPLARQYGLEYGPTPWYVMSLAGLIMGFWIYYGYYIPNFFAGELKEAPRTLLIGGWSALIVTWAVFTLGAVMLYPRLMSLEWMAAEGYLYYNTDQFALPFSTFYANISWPHPIPVFLIMLGFVYTLVNLAMTYFFYNSRIFFAMAFDRSLPESIAYVHPRLHSPIVAMTLSAILAAIGVALSVYTVIFVQFNFVLYVAVVQLVPVTAAILYPFLRKEEFERAPKLVNFRVGGVPGISIIGAITLGYLIWMILSTYLFPAVGGFISGLTVGWFISFILGGLIIFSAMRAYRLRKEGMDILLAYKEVPPL, from the coding sequence TTGTCAGAGAAGAAACTCTTCGTGAGACGCGCCTCCGGTCTCATCCGAATAATTGGGCCATTCTCAGCCATGGTATTCGGCGTACACTGTATAAGCCTATCCTCCTCAGGCCTAATACCATACGCGTGGGTCCCATGGCTCTGGCCTGGGTGCGACCTCGTAGCAGTCCTAACGGTATCCATGCTCCTCTGCCTGGTCCACGCCACCACCTACGCACAGATAGGATCAATCTATCCCCGGTCTGGGGCCGACTACGTTTTAGGCAGCAGGACAATAAATCCCTACTTGCAATTTGCTTTCAGCTTCAGTTTCACGGTGTTTACCAGCCTCACAGCTGGTGCATTAATCGCTTGGATACCCTCATCGGTCCTGCCGAGCTTCCTGTGGACGTGGGGCACCATCTTCAATAATCCCTCGGCTTTGGAGTGGGCTAAGTGGGTAGCGACGCCTACGGGAGTTCTAGTGCTAGGCCTAATATTCGTGGTCATAACCTACGTGTGTATGATCATGCCCACGAGAACCATCGTTCGCATCCTAAATCTAGGCTTCTTCTTAGGGATGCTCTCCTGGATCCTCATGTATATCTCCTACGCCAGAGTGGATCACGCGGGCTTCGTAGAGGCCTGGAATAAGTTCATGGGGCCAATCGGCATGACCTACGATAAGATCATCCCGTTAGCCCGGCAATACGGCCTGGAATACGGTCCAACGCCCTGGTATGTAATGAGCCTGGCGGGGCTGATCATGGGCTTCTGGATCTACTATGGCTACTACATTCCAAACTTCTTCGCGGGTGAGTTAAAAGAGGCGCCTAGAACCCTCCTCATAGGAGGTTGGAGCGCCCTAATAGTTACTTGGGCGGTGTTCACATTAGGGGCGGTAATGCTATACCCACGGCTCATGTCCCTGGAATGGATGGCTGCTGAGGGATACCTATACTACAACACGGATCAATTCGCCCTTCCCTTCTCAACCTTCTATGCCAATATATCTTGGCCTCATCCCATACCGGTCTTCCTGATAATGTTGGGCTTCGTATACACCTTAGTCAACCTGGCCATGACGTACTTCTTCTATAACAGCCGAATATTCTTCGCCATGGCCTTCGATAGAAGCCTGCCCGAATCCATAGCCTACGTCCACCCGAGGCTCCACAGCCCAATCGTAGCCATGACGCTGAGCGCGATACTGGCCGCCATAGGGGTAGCCCTCAGCGTTTACACGGTCATATTCGTGCAGTTTAACTTCGTGCTCTACGTGGCCGTTGTGCAGCTTGTGCCCGTGACCGCCGCGATACTCTATCCATTCCTAAGGAAGGAAGAGTTTGAGAGGGCGCCTAAGCTGGTGAACTTCAGGGTAGGCGGGGTGCCGGGCATCTCAATCATAGGCGCTATAACTCTGGGCTACTTGATATGGATGATCCTATCCACTTACCTCTTCCCAGCCGTTGGAGGCTTCATAAGCGGCCTCACTGTGGGATGGTTCATAAGCTTCATACTGGGCGGTCTAATAATATTCTCAGCTATGAGGGCGTACAGGCTCAGGAAAGAAGGCATGGATATATTACTAGCCTATAAGGAAGTGCCACCACTATAA
- the glpK gene encoding glycerol kinase GlpK has protein sequence MAQEYIMGIDQGTTRTKAIIFDRGGRLIASGVRELPRYFPRPGWVEQDPKAIWRSTLESIDEAISIAEINPGDIAAVGIADQGETVIVWDSDTGEPLYNAIVWQCRRTQRMCEDLKAKGLEEDIRERTGLLIDPYFSATKLRWILENVKGVRRRAERGEALFGTTDTWLIWNFTKGRCFVTDYSTASRTMMLNIKTLRWDKNILDLLDIPEVMLPKLVSNSQVVGYTEPETFYDRETPIAGVIVDQQGALFGQNCYESGDIKNTYGTGCFALMNIGERPKLSTHGLLTTIAWVIDTGIAYAIDGGVYIAGAAVQWLRDGLGIISNPSETEEIALRVEDNGGVYFVPAFVGLAAPYWDTYARGAILGITGGTRREHIVRATLEAIAYQVYEVIKCMEADAELSIGKLKVDGGPTANRFLMQFQADILGIPVVVPKISETTALGAAYLAGLAVDLWNNLDELVGLNPPAVIYQPTMTERHREELLNGWRRAVKRILAWEGSR, from the coding sequence ATGGCTCAGGAGTATATCATGGGAATAGACCAAGGGACCACTAGAACTAAGGCGATCATATTCGATAGAGGGGGAAGACTGATAGCTTCAGGGGTTAGGGAGCTACCTAGATATTTTCCCAGGCCTGGATGGGTGGAGCAGGATCCTAAAGCTATTTGGAGGAGTACCCTGGAGTCCATAGATGAAGCCATATCCATCGCTGAGATTAACCCTGGAGACATAGCGGCAGTCGGGATAGCCGACCAAGGAGAGACCGTTATAGTTTGGGATTCAGACACTGGTGAGCCATTATATAATGCTATTGTATGGCAGTGTAGAAGAACCCAGAGAATGTGTGAGGATCTGAAAGCTAAGGGGTTGGAGGAGGACATAAGAGAGAGGACAGGCCTCCTGATAGATCCATATTTTTCAGCTACAAAATTGAGGTGGATTCTGGAAAATGTGAAAGGAGTAAGGAGGCGGGCTGAGCGAGGGGAGGCTCTCTTTGGGACTACGGATACATGGCTCATATGGAACTTCACTAAAGGGAGATGTTTTGTAACGGATTACTCGACTGCTTCCAGGACTATGATGCTTAACATAAAGACTTTAAGATGGGATAAAAATATACTAGATTTGCTGGACATACCTGAGGTAATGTTGCCTAAATTAGTATCGAACAGTCAGGTGGTAGGCTATACGGAGCCCGAAACTTTTTACGATAGAGAGACGCCGATAGCCGGGGTGATAGTGGATCAACAGGGGGCCCTCTTTGGACAGAACTGCTACGAGTCTGGAGATATAAAGAACACCTACGGGACGGGCTGCTTCGCTTTAATGAATATAGGGGAACGGCCTAAACTTTCAACTCATGGTCTATTAACTACCATAGCCTGGGTCATAGATACGGGGATAGCCTACGCCATAGATGGGGGGGTGTACATAGCTGGGGCGGCTGTTCAGTGGCTTAGAGATGGCTTAGGGATCATATCAAACCCCTCAGAAACGGAGGAAATCGCCCTCAGAGTAGAGGACAACGGCGGAGTATACTTCGTCCCTGCTTTCGTGGGCCTGGCTGCACCTTATTGGGATACCTATGCTAGAGGGGCCATTTTAGGAATCACGGGAGGAACTAGAAGGGAACACATAGTCAGAGCCACCCTTGAGGCTATAGCTTATCAAGTATATGAGGTTATCAAATGTATGGAGGCAGATGCTGAACTTAGCATCGGGAAATTGAAGGTGGACGGCGGTCCTACAGCCAACAGGTTCCTGATGCAGTTCCAAGCAGATATATTGGGGATACCTGTAGTGGTGCCAAAGATATCTGAGACGACAGCCCTCGGAGCAGCATATCTGGCAGGCTTAGCGGTCGATTTATGGAATAATTTAGATGAGCTTGTGGGATTGAACCCTCCAGCCGTAATATACCAACCTACGATGACTGAGAGGCACAGGGAAGAGCTGCTAAACGGCTGGAGGAGAGCCGTTAAAAGGATCTTAGCTTGGGAGGGTAGCCGCTAA